Genomic segment of Eretmochelys imbricata isolate rEreImb1 chromosome 24, rEreImb1.hap1, whole genome shotgun sequence:
aagacagcacaccctcctattctctggatcagctctggttacaggcctgtctattcttctcagtaaagagtccccgatcacataaacctgccttttcctggtgacggtgctattctccagtctttcccctgttccctctggctgcaagttctttccattcctattctcccttgtaatcctcttcaacccatcctctatcctcctggggctcatatttggtatagtctccattaactcttccccttttcctataggactagccgctcttctcttctttcttgcccTTCCATCTTCAGTgattacctgctgagccccttcttcattttccaactctgcaaacctgttcttgagctctatttctcctccactagcccgtcttttcctctatctggttcttttagtcacatgcttccactaaccactttcctcacccagcagtctccccgcagaattcctcagtcctgcttccatctgcaagtctgagcttttcccttcagatacctcatgtctttgctccataacctgctcaaaccccttcctaaactcaaccagactttccacctgcatctccaaacctcggatcttttcctccatcagctctagcAGACGGcctttcatacagacaaaattcTTACctggtaccccctccaggatcatggacatatggcagcttccacatccagtcatcttcactgtgtcttccacgacatgggtcactcccactgctgcctctgtgtctgtcatcgcCTTCCCGCCTAAATCCTGTTAagctgggaaacacaaaccacaccaaaacaccaccccccacagcacaaacaaaccccaaacaagcaccataAGACAAACTCCCCTGACAAACTCCCCCtcagactcccctgtttacagctctgtttgctggctcctgtgccactcCCTGACTGGCTGGCTCCCTTTCTAGGACCCGtagtcagagaagccccggcccctaatcagggctcaacttctctcccagcacaaaggcACACGCGAATTCACCCACAAACTATTGGCTGGAtacaggaattactgggtaaaattctgtggcctgtgttatggagAATGTTGGATTAgatggctccttctggccttagaaaaTCTATGAGTCAGTCGATAAGTGTGGCAAGGATATTTTCCATTGGAGAAGGCAGTTAGTGGACATGTTTTAAAGACTGATACATGTGCCATTTGACCTtccagtcacagaatcatagaatcatagaatatcagggttggaagggacctcaggaggtcatctagtccaacccccagctcaaagcaggaccgatccccgactaaatcatcccagccagggctttgtcaagcctgaccttaaaaacttctagggaaggagattccaccacctccctaggtaacgcattccagtgcttcaccaccctcctagtgaaaaagtttttcctaatatccaatctaaatctcccccaccgcaacttgagaccattactccttgttctgtcatctgctaccactgagaacagtctcgagccatcctctttggaaccccctttcaggtagttgaaagcagctatcaaatcccccctcattcttctcttctgaagactaaacaaccccagttccctcagcctctcctcataagtcatgtgttccagtcccctaatcatttttgttgccctccgctggactctttccaatttttccacatccttcttgtagtgtggggccccaaactggacacagtactccagatgaggcctcaccagcgtcCAATAGAGgtgaacgatcacgtccctcgatctgctggcaatgcccctatgtatacatcccaaaatgccactggccttcttggcaacaaggtcacactattgactcatatccaacttctcatccactgtcacccctaggtccttttctgcagaactgctccctagtctgtagcggtgcatgggattcctccgtcctcagtgcaggactctgcacttgtccttgttgaacctcatcagatttcttttggcccaatcctccaatttgtctaggtccctctgtatcctatccctaccctgcagtgtatctaccactcctcccatttttggggggggggggaatccagagagacaaaagattctcgCCTAGTGCCAAAGCTATTAAAGGGGGTGggacagaacaaaggaggctgacatcatgagaaatcccctagttaccacctgagctggaactgacaaggactgtaccaggggaaaggattgggcccagactaagaagaagtctagtctgtgaaagaagcttattggaacatctgagggAAATGCTTTGACCCAAGATCAAGGCAAGCTGAACATTACGGTCTGTGCTAAGCTGTCTTTGTTACCTTACAGAGCGTGCCAAGGAAAGGGTCGAGCCTGCAAATTGAGGTTCCTGAGGCATACCCTTGGAGAAATAGAAAAGGCTGCACAGCACAGTGGGTGGCGTTGAACTTTATATCCAAAGGATGATGCACTTGACTGAAATGCCCAAAGATTTTATCATGTGCTGCAATGACTTTAGTTTGGCAACTCATCCACACACGGCTGGCAGAGTCTCCAGTCGATGCAAGACTTTGGCATTGGGACAGGCGGACTGACTTTGCGTTACTGCTCCGTTCCCATGCAATGCCTGGAGTGTGCTTGGGGGATCGGGCCCTGGGTGGACAAGGCTGGGCTGCCCCTTCCGGAACGAGTGGAGGGAAGAGGGCCGTGCAATCCTCCCACCACGAGAAGGaattattggagcaacttctggtTCTTTCTTTCAAGTCTCACAAGTTTTACTGAAGGCAGGAAAAAGCTGGAAGGTGACATGTCTCAACAATGCAAAATGCTGGTTATGGAGAATGTATTTCTAGTGGGGAAAAAGGTCCATCTCAGAGAATTCAGGGCAGGTGACAAATTGCTGTTTTACCAGATGTGTTAAAAGAggccaggccaataggggctaaTTGCTGACTTTGTCTCAGTTTTGCTCCTATTAAGATGACGAGGAATACTGCTGTGAAATGCCGTCCATTTAATAAGCCTTGGGCTGATTTCAGGGGCGTAACCATCTCCTCCTTTGCAAGAAACTATTCCCTTAGAAAACTGTTGAGAAAGGAGTAGTCCCTAGGGAGACGCAGAATGGAGGGTGGAGCAGATATTTTATGGGTTTAAAAGTGTGTGCAAGAGAATGAAGAAATATGGGCCATTACCTACCGCCCACATGTACAGGAAGCAGAAATTGACCTGGAACATTGCGTTCTTGGCTCGAGAATTAAAGACATCGAGTTATATCTTAAGCTGTGTAAAGGGGCATGgatctattgaagtcagtgggccaaatccccagctggtgtacaaaggcatggctccattgaagtcaatgggccagagaGCCCCCAGCTGGTATTAAATCAACGTTGCGCCGTTGAAATCAATGAACAACATTGACTTATAGGAGTCGAAGATCTGGCAGCGTTTTCAGCCGAGCCTACTTGAGCTCCCACTTTCATAAAGCAAATCTGCTATCCATTGACTTCCTAGGCAGGGGGTGTCTTCTCTGCACCCCAAATATAGTAGAGAAATCCTTCAAAGTGAAGTTCTACCCCCCCACCGCCCCgctgtttttctcttcctcttcatttGTTTCTGAAGTTCTCACAACCCTTCCTTTGCATTCAGTTCAGACTGGTGTTAGAAGGCCCACTGTGGACCAGATTTACAGATTAAACATCTCTTGTCTGACAAAACTTGGTTTTCACCTTTGCTGATGaccaacctccctggacacagaCTCGAAGAATGTATTTTCAGTGACTATAACTCCCTACACAACATCCATACGGGCGTTTTGCAATGACATTGATGACCAGTGAGGCACTGGCTTTTGAGACCCCCCCGTAATGCTGTTTGGGGAACTAGAACGCACATACCAGCCTCAGGATTCCTGCAACCCTCTGCACCGCTCTCTGTGCCCCTTGTTGGCTGGTTGCACGGAGCGAACGCCCAAACACCGCCTTTGAAGCGACCCTGGCAGGCGTTACTTTCTGTACAGGTTCCAGAATTCTCGCCTGGGCGTGCCGGGCGTGGAGCGTTGCACAAGGCTCCCGATATCATTAAAGAAGGAAACGATAACGCTGCAGTCTAAGGGCGTGGTCTGTGCAATACTCAGTTCAAGGAGGGTATAAAAGCATCTGATCTCTGTGCTGTATTCACCACACCTGACTGATTGTCTCCTCTTCCGCACTCTGAGACTCGGGTAAGTCCGTTTATGATAAGTAGccctattatttatttatttgaaccACACGCCAGCTTTTCTAACCAACTGCCTTGTATAGTGCTTTATAAACAGGGGATATTGCCGGGCTGCTTTAGGGGGATCATGAAGcaggacccccccccgccccccggccccgaAGCAGGGATAGGAAATGCTGCTGCAAGTAAAGGATATTCTCCAAGGCACACGGAGAGGGCTTTAGATTCTGTGTTTGAACATCAAGGGGGGCAGATGCAGGGCTCATGGGAAAGGTAAGTCAGGGAGCATCCAAAAGCCTGCTTTCCTCAGGAAAAGCTGCCTTCATGGATACACTGCTGGACTAATGCTGAGGAGAGCTGGGGTTAATTCCCACTCTGCCATAGCCTCCCTGAGTGATTgtaattgctctgtgcctcaattccccatctgtaaaagaggaTCAATAATCCTTTCTCTGCCTCATCCCCACTTAGAGGCAGGGATGCtctatgtacagcacctagcctaGTGCAATGATGgcttgatctcagctggggcccctCCGAGCTATTCGAAAACCAGTGATAACATGATACTGTTCTTGGTACCTTCCGAAAGACTGGACAAGCGTCAATCAAGGCGGACCGAGACAGAAGGGAGAGTTCGTTCGTGTGTTAACTGTcatcctgtttctggttccctagACACTCAGCGAGATGACGAGCAACCTGGAAAAAGCCTTGAATGACATTATCGAAGTATACCACAAGTACTCTGAAAGTCAGTGCAGCGAGGATGATTACCTGCAGAAGGATGAATTCAAGAAGCTGCTCAAAAAGGAGGCCAACTCATTTCTGAAATGCACTCTGCCGGTAAGCTGAGACATGGTGCTGTCTGTGGGAGGCGTTGGGAGTCTCCATGATGGTGATTTACTGCCCCTGGGGATCTGGCCTATCCTTTTCCTTCGCTTTACTTCTCTGGGAGACAGTCACCACATTAGTGGCCCGAGAGTCAAGTGGGGCAGTAGAAATTAATCTGAAAGCAAATGCTGCTGAGCATCTATTTATGCTGCTTTAACCCAACGTTTGCTCCACTAGCGTGGAGAAGAACGCTGGATCGATCGAGAAGAAACATATCCAGAGACCAAGAGATACTGAACTTTATTCTGGGCCTTCTCTCTTCCCGTCTTGGCAAATGCCTTGATGGAAAAGCTGGCAGAGCCAGTAAGGACCAAAGAAATGGTTGAGTAGCCTCAGAGAGATGAATGGGGATTTCATGGTACACATGGAGGGTTTTCTCGAAGCACTTTCAGTTTCATATTTTCTCTGTCAGTGATTAGCAGTCAGCTAACTCCCCCTGAAAGACACTGGGAGCCGGGTGTCTAGCAGCCCTTTGGAGCTTTGAAATCTCTCCCCACATCCAGAGGGTGCAGAATAGTATTTTGCTGTTAAAAGTTGCAAGGAGGGTTCACTGACAACCACTGGGAGTGCAACCTCCTACCACCGTGTTGCTAATGGATTCTTCTTTTTACTCTTCCTTCTTTTGCAGTATGGGATGAAAGAAGATGACTACATAGAAGACCTGTTTCAGAAggccaacaaaaacaaaaatgaataccTCCATTTCGAAGAGTTCGTTACCACCCTGGCGAAATTGGCCATACATGCTCACAATATGTCACACACGGCTGTGAAGCAGGGTGAGGAGCAAGGGCAAGGACATGTGCATGGCCCCCACTAACTTGGGCCTGAGCATAATTCTGGCCCCGCTCCTGGAAGCTCCTCTGGGCACGGGTGTCATGGCTGTGGCACTAACCTCAGCGATGACCCTAACCACTGAAATCAGGGAGACCCTTTGAGTTAAAACACGATGAGATTTTGTAAATATCGAATGTAACCAGAGAATCTTTGCCTGTTTGGGCTGATAATGTAGCAATGAAACTCTCCTCCAATGCACTCCCCTGTGTCTGTTTGCCGTGTTCTTCAGTCTCCTGACAATGGTGTAACAATGGTCCTACTCACGGCGTATGAGAGCTAGTgtaaatgggggtgggagaggaagggtggcCCGGCGGATAAGATATAAGCAGGAGTCAGGAagtctgggctctattcccagcccAGGACtgcgagccaggactcctgggttctactctcacatttgccactgactcagtgggTAAACTTAGCCAAGTCATGTTGCTTCTCATCTGACTGCACTGGGAGGAAGGATTGTCTGGTGGGTAAAATGGAGGTTCTGGGAGTCAAGACACATGGGTTCTATTCTAAGCACCAGCCAGGAGTCCTGGGATCTGTTCCCACTTCTGCTCCACTCTGACGTTGGGTAAAGTTAGGCAAGTTGCTTCCCTTCTGCATTCCTCAGCGTTCTCCCTCTGCCGAACGGCAAGGCAGAAGGCTGTAGGAAACGAAATACAGCTGAATGGCGCTGAGGCTGGGGCAGTGAGAGCGGGTCATTAAACATGACACACTCATGCAATGCTGTTCAAATACAGGCTAATGCCATAGCAGGTTGCATTCGCACCTTGGTCGTTCAAGTCCTCGCATCGGACTCACATTAGGGACCAACCGGGACCTGGTCCGATACAAGGGTGAGCAGAGTACAGTTAAGCCCTAGGCATAGCTGATGGACAGCAAGTCTCCTGCTTCCTGCAAGAGGGCAGAGGCAGGATACGGCCTGAAGCATCTTCCTCATGGTGCTAGTGAGATGCTCAGCTCGGCACGCTGACCTCTGGCCTCACCCCTCTTCCTAGGCAGAGGTACTGTGACGGTTGCACAGTGCAGCGCTCCCGTAATGCTGGGTCAGCTTCTCTGGAGCACCCGGTCCCTCCCATCACTTTTCACCCTGTGTTTATATGCATAACGGTCCATGCTTGCAAAAAGCAACGAGGCCACCCTGGTACACAGCTCTCATGGGGCACATGGGCCCACCCTGATGTTCCCACCTCCGAAATACACCATGTTAGCTCTGGTGACCGGGCACTTTGCTGGGTGGGTGGTCGTTCAGAATTGAACTCTGGACCATCAGTGCTAAAAGAGGAGCCTTCacccttgagctaaaggagtaactctgTTAGTGGGTAGCGTAGGAGCCGATTGTTTGACTGCACTCACAGTTCAGTCTTAAAAatgttcaagagaccaaataaccaagcATAGCCCGTTTATTGTCTAAAGACAGAACAGTACAATATGAAATACAGCCCCTCCGTCTGGGAAGCATATTCTCACAGTGTGTTTACCTTACACACAAGGTGTGCTTCAAAGAGATGCATTTCAGCACCTTACAAACCTTTCTCTACATCCAATCCACCAGTTCCTACCAGTTCCTTAACTTGTTCTGTACCTTGCTTTATTCTGGATGCTAGAATTCCCGGTACTGGTCCGTAAGGTACCTCTTTGTATTAGCCCATGTCCTGTTCGGTATACTCCACTCCAGACAGTGATGAGCCATGACAGGACTCCCTAAGTGTACTGGGGAGAGAGTATTCATGCACCTTTGCTCTGACACGGTTCCTATTTTCGAATGTCAATGCTGACTTCAGCTTTGCGAAGGGTTTGTGGGATACCTGACAGGGGTGAACAGAACTGTGGGCATATGGTGCGCAGTAAATAGTATATAATGTGTACTAGAAGAATACCACGCACATAGTACCTATTAACATGGTGTATATTATGCGTAACATATATGTATTGGCTAACACTGAACTCCAGCCTTCCTCGctggctcctgctccctgcacGCGCCTTGCCCTGTGCCTGAGTGCTCAGGATCATCTCTCTGGAAAGCCACTAGCCCCCTTCCTCCCACTGGCTCCATCCCACAGCTCTGTCCAAACTCAGGCTGGCCTTATAATCCCCAGCAAGCCTGGTTTCTAGTCACATCCTTCCCCTTATGACACTGACTCCTCCACTCCCTTCACCTGGGAAGATGCTAAACCGATTGGAGTGTCCACACCAAGGTTTGTGCTTGTTGCTGTACATCAGTTTTAAGCCAGCGTTTGCAGACAGGGCCCgggaggtttttccaggccatgcaGATCCCATCTGGTCGGGCTGGTACTGTAGATCTTGCCTGTAGGACTTCGTAGAGGAGGTGTGTCCCAATGCTGTCTAGGCACAGAGGCAAACAAAGGGGATGGCTGAAGGCTGGAGCTGATTGTGTGGCAGATGTGCCCATCGGAAGGCAAAAATATTCAGCTTGATCAAATGGGCTCATTAAAAGAGGTTGCTGCTAGCTCCATAGAAAAGGCCTTGGAGGATATGAAATCTTCCAGGGTCACGTGAAACCAGGACTCAGTCCCATGTGAAACTGGGGTCTGAGGTGTCGAGGATGGGGAGACAAATCCAGGGAGTTTCGAAGAATGACAGCTCTGAGTGTATTCGGGGCCTGACAGGCTTTGCTGATTGCTCTCCACCTGTCTAACACCCAATTGGGGCACTCTTTTTTGGGCTGACTAAATAGGTCCATTGCAAAATGACAAAGGCAATTTCAAACTGGAAGAAAGGTGTGCAGTTTTTGCAGCgagggtaattaactactggaacagcTTGCAAAGAAtcagagacctcaggaggtcatctagtccaatcccctgctcaaagcaggaccaatacccactAAATCCCTTGCCTAGGGATGTGGTTTTTGCCATGGAAATTTggtgaaaaaaaccaaaacttttggctgaagctagaaaaattctaTTCAGAATTGCTGCCACGTGCCCCCCTATGGGGGTTGTAGTTTGGATTTCTCATGCCCTGATTCTTCTCTACAGGCTGGTTTCCCTcattggactacatctcccatgatccaCCTTGACCCCCCTCTCTTGTTCAGCTGTTGCAGTGTACCATGGGAGTTCCTAgctgcagtgcattctgggagatGCAGCCTGGCTGAGGAACCTGGCCCCGCGAAAAGGAAGGGGGCATAAGGCAAACAACTCCCATGAGACCCTGAATTGCAATGTGTCAGTTTTCGGCTGTTCTGTTTCCTCAGGAGAAGCGGAATGTTTCTTTGGAAAGTAGACGCTTTTCATCAAAGAATTCATTGAATTGAAAACCAAGTGGCCTGTCGAAAACCATTTTTGATGGCAGGTTATCAGCCAGCCCTGCCTGAAATCTTCCAATCCAGATGGGTCCTTTTAAGAGATGGGCTCTAGTTCCACCGCAAGCGACTGGGCTCGGTGCAGGAAtcccaggggaaggggcagggaggggtgtaACGTGGCCCACgctaggcaggaggtcagacgagaggATCATAACGGTCCCTGTGTGCTCCCAGATTCAGAGTGCAACCGTCTCCCACACGTGTCCTCAGGTCCTGCTCTGGTGCAGGCCGAGGCTCAGTCCCacaaggggcaggggagagaataTCGGATGTGTCCGGGACTTAGGGCAATAGCAGGTAGAAGTTAAGCAGCAGGACACAAAAAGCTACCACCTTCCCCGGCCAGTGCTGTGGTGGCCGTGCCCGGATTCCCCAGGGGACGGGAGGTCTCCCCCACCACACGCCCCGGCGGATAACAGCCGGATAACAGTTCCACCGCTGGAACCCCAGCGTTACATGGCACCCCAGCCCTCCAACCTCTCCTTGCTGGGACGGGTCTCCCATGAGCCAGAGTCTGGCTGGCCCTCAGCTTGCCCAGACAGAGAGCTGTGTTATGTCACCCCCTCACAGGGGCGTGCACAagtgggggcaagcaggggcagaggccccctccccccaatagtCATCggggggcacagaactcctccagccctggcGGTGGAATTAAGAGCAAGCCcctgctgggtggggggagggggcggggagaggaggctcctgcagggggagggaagagcgAGCTCCTGAGGGTTCACAGAAGGTGCCCCTCCAAAaggggtcaaatttaaattcctgcgcACGCCCCTGCTGCCTCATGGAAGCGCTGGTAGGAGTTAGGCCAGTGTTGACTTGCACGGCCTCACCTGCCCCTGGGCTGGCAGAGGTACCAAGCTGAGCTCTGAGGCTGCCTGCACAGGGAGTCGCCTGTCGGCTCGCTCAGCCGCTGGGCGCGCTGAACGTCTGACGGTCACACGCGCTCCACACACCTGGAGCTGGAATGTGACGAGTGGGGTGCTGCAGGACAGGTGGGTCTGTGCAGAAAAATGATGCAAGATCCCACTGAAGAGAGCCATTGTGCTGGTTTTGCAAGATCCACAGAGGAACCAGGATGTGGGTTCTGGCTGAAAACACTCCGTgacaggcaggaggaagaggcaaAGATACAGCAAGCTGAGTCAGGGATAGCAGGGACAACCAGCTGCAACTGCCCCTTAGTCCTGGCTTCTGGGCACGATGGAAACCGAGAAACTGAGCTCTTGTGTTCTCCTGTCTCCTGCCCTCCGACTGGCTGGTGCTATGCCCCCTATTTATCATAGGAGAGGCTATGCTGCTGGGTAAGGTGCCCGGCTTCAGGAGACACACCGGCCCTAGCTCCAGAAAGCATGGTTGTGACAGCCCCGGGGAACTAGCCACCTTAGGTACGTACCCAGGAGAGACCCCCAAATTTTagagtttaagggcagaagggaccacaagaccATCTAGCCTgccctcctgtatatcacaggccccCAGAGCCCCCAAGCTAAACCCCCACATTGgtaggtatagttgggattatgttttccaatgtgcattactttgcatttatcaacattgaattttatttgccattgtaaaaagaacaggaggacttgaggcaccttagatactaacgaatttatttgagcgtaagctctcgtgagctacagctcacttcatcggatgtagctcacgaaagcttatgctcaaata
This window contains:
- the LOC144279593 gene encoding protein S100-A7-like, with the translated sequence MTSNLEKALNDIIEVYHKYSESQCSEDDYLQKDEFKKLLKKEANSFLKCTLPYGMKEDDYIEDLFQKANKNKNEYLHFEEFVTTLAKLAIHAHNMSHTAVKQGEEQGQGHVHGPH